CTGCTTCATGGCACGATCCAAAATGCCATTCACCTGCTCCAGAGTTATCGCGTTGGAATAAGGCGCCTTTCTGGCCCCTTTCTTTTCATTGAAAAAGTAACCTTGTAGCTCCTTCAGATGCTCTGTAACGGCATCTTCCGCATATTTCTGCATACGAGAATCAATTGTCGTATAAATTTTCAATCCATCCGTATATAGATTGTATTTACTGCCGTCTTTCTTGTGATTTTTTTCGCACCATCCATACAGTGGATTATTTTCCCAGTCAAGTGAATCTTCGTAATATTTCTGCATTTGCCAGCCGCGATAATCACTTTTATCCGGCTTCTTGGCAGTCAGCACACCACGCAAATATTCACGGAAGTATGTTGCCAACCCTTCATTATGATCTACACGGTTATACTTCAATTTCAGAGGTAATTTTTGCAACGAATCACACTCTTCTTCTGTGATATATCCGGCTTTCCTCATCTGGTCAAGCACCACATTGCGTCTTCCGCGTGAGCGTTCATTATAGCGAACAGGATTATATAGTGAAGGATTTTTGCACATTCCTATCAGTGTGGCAGCCTCCTCAATCTTTAAATTCCTCGGTTCACAGCCGAAGTATGTAAAAGCCGCAGTCTTGATACCTACGGCATTGTTCAGAAAATCAAATTTATTGAGGTACATCGTAAGTATTTCCTCTTTCGTGTAGTAGCGCTCCAGCTTTACGGCAATTACCCATTCAATAGGCTTTTGGAAAAGACGCTCTACCGCATTGTCCGCACTGGGAGAATAAAGCTGTTTGGAGAGTTGCTGTGTAATGGTGCTGCCTCCCCCTGCATTTTTCTGCATAAACACACCACGCTTTACCACTGCGCGGAACAACGCTTTGACATCAATTCCCGAATGTTCGGCAAAACGCACATCCTCCGTAGCAATCAAAGCATTTATTGCATTTTCAGACAAGTCATTATATCCCACGAACACACGATTCTCCTTGCTGTAAGAGTACGTGCCCAGCACCTGTCCGTCTTCAGACAGCACCTCTGTGGCAAATTTATAATGCGGATTTTCCAAATCTTCTACCGGGGGCATATAGCCTATCCAGCCTTTGGCTATCGAAAAGAATATAATAACACCTACCAACGCCACCAGCGCAATGAAAATCCAAAGGATTTTGACGATTTTTCTAATCATATTCCAGCTTTAATCAAGAATCAATAATGTGGCAAAGGTATGGAATTATATTTTATCTGCCATAAAAAAAACGCTGAAACCACTTACAAATAATAAGTAGTTTCAGCGTAGGCATTCACTGCACGGCTATAATGCCGATACTATGCATTTTCTATGCCATGCACTCTTTTATCTTTTCCACAATATAGTGTACGTCCTCATCCGTCACCCACGGACCGCTGGGCAGGCACAAACCACGCTTAAACAAGGCTTCACTCACACCGTTCACATAGGCTGGACTATCGGCATAAACCGGCTGCAAGTGCATAGGCTTCCATAAAGGACGGCTCTCGATACCCGCCTTATCCAGCCATAGGCGCATGGCTTCCACATTACGGTTAGGTTCGCAAGAGGTATGCACACTTTGTGCCTCGTGGGTAACACCTGCAGCACCACCTACAGCACCCTGAACTGTCTCGCGGTAAGCATCCTCCTCACCTTTCACAGGCAGGTTCTCATCTAAAAGAACCGTATTCAGCCAGTAATTGCTGTCATAACGCTCCGAAGGATTCTCATGCAGGGTGATACCCTCTATATCCTGCAGTAAATCCCTGTACAAACCACAGACATGCCTGTGATGGGCAATGTGCTCATCAGCCACCGTCATCTGGCCACGACCGATACCCGCACAAATGTTACTCATCCGGTAGTTATAACCTATCTGTTCATGCTGATAATAGGGGTAAGCCTCACGCGCCTGGGTGGCATAGAACATGATCTCTTTCTTGGCATCCTCACCGGAACAAATCAGCGCACCGCCGCCGCTGGTGGTTATCATCTTATTACCGTTGAAGCTCAGGACACCATATGTACCGAACGTGCCGCACACTTGCCCGTCAAACCTACTGCCAAAGCCCTCGGCGGCATCCTCGATTACAGGAATGTCATACCTGGCAGCTACAGCCAGGATCTCGTCAATCTTGCCGGGCATGCCATAAAGATAGACAGGGACAATCGCTTTTGGCTTCCGGCCCGTCTTCCCGATACGGTCTTGAATCGCTGTTTCCAGAAGCACAGGATCCATGTTCCAGGTATCCTCCTCGCTATCCACAAATACGGGGGTAGCACCGAGGTACGTTACCGGATGGCTTGAGGCACAAAACGTAAAACTCTGCACTATCACCTCATCGCCCTGACCCACTCCACAGGCCAACAAAGCCAGGTGCACCGCTGCCGTACCGGCACTCAATGCGACCACTTTCTTGTTCCGGCCTACAAAATGTTCCAGATCCTGCTCGAAGGCATTCACGTTCGGACCGAGTGGAACCACCCAGTTCGTATCGAAGGCTTCCTGTATGAAGCCCATTTCCTTGCCGCTCATGTGAGCAAGGCAAAGATAAATTCTCTTATCCATAAAATATATGTGATTGTTCTAATGATGCGGTTTCCTCACGTAGTGGGGAATGAAAAGAAAGGAAAGAAGCTTATAAATCTTTGCCAAGTATGGTGTAAATGATGATTTTGATGTCATGCCTAAATTATGGAAATTGGAGTTTCTTTATCTCCCTACATCTATTTCCCACAGCCAATACACCATTCGGTATATCTTTGGTGACAACTGAACCAGCACCAATTACACTCCATTTACCGATTATCACACCTGGAATAATAGTAGTACCTGCTCCAATCCATGTACCCTCCCCTACCTGCACATTACCACAAAGAGTACAATGGGGAGAAATATGAACATAATCACCGATCACACACTCATGATCTACGGAAGCACCGGTATTTATGATACAATGCCTGCCTATGTGAGTATCACTCTGTATTATTGCACCCTGCATCACAACAGAACCACATTCTATCCTTACTGTCTCAGACACTATAGCCGAAGGGTGAATAGCTCTGCCAAATTCCACATCAAGAGATTCTGAAATTCTTTTTCTGATGCTATTATTGCCGATACTGATAATCAATGGGCCTTTCACTTCCATTGAATGGAGTACGGGATAACCTAAAAGCGTATGCAGATTTTCATTATCATCAAACAGCGCTTCAACACGCTCATGATTGGCATAAAGAATATCGATGATCACTTTTGCATGACCACTTGCACCATATAAATACATTTTCTGATATTAATTATTTCCTGTAAAGGCTTCCATGGTAGCCGAAGTTTCTGAACTGATGCCTTCACGAACAAAAACCTTTTTTATTGTCATTAAAACGATTTTCAAATCAAGCAGAAACGAGCAATGATCCACATACCATACATCCAACTCAAACTTTTTCGCCCAACTGATGGCGTTACGTCCGTTCACTTGTGCCCACCCTGTTATTCCCGGACGTACTTCATGCCTCCTCGCCTGTTCTTTGCTATATAACGGCAAATACTGAGGCAATAAAGGTCGAGGGCCTATCAATGCCATATCACCCTTCAGCACGTTTATCAGTTGTGGAAGTTCATCAATCGAAGTAGAACGGACAAAGCTTCCCACTTTGGTCAGACGTTCAGCATCCGGCAACAACTTGCCGTCCGAATCCCGTTCGTCCGTCATTGTCTTGAACTTTATCACTCGGAATTTTTTCCCATTCCTCCCTGGTCGCTCTTGGGTAAAAAATGCTCCAGCACCTTTATTGGCAAATTGCAGCCATAAAGTAACAAAAAGCAGTATCGGCCAAATGATTGCCAACACACAAAACACAAAAACAATGTCTATTAATCTTTTAAAACAACGTGCATACATGGCTATTCAAGTTAAGGTTCAATTCTGTCGTGTCACTTAGGGAAAGCCACCTCAAGTTCGGTTTTCCTATAAATTCACACACAGCTAACCTACTTCAAAGAATTTATCTCCTCCAAGAATGAGACAAACTTATCTGCTAATGATTTTCTTGAGAAATTAGCTTCTGCAAATGCCCTTGCTCTTTGCCCGCACTCTGCTCTGTATGTATCATCGTCCAATAAAGAAATCAAACCTTCAGCAAAAGCGTTTGCATCTTTAGGAGGAACAACAATCCCCAGCTTATTTTCTTGAATCATATCGGCAAGCCAGCCCGGATAATTATTCAGTACAGCCAGTCCTGAGGATATATAATCAAAAAATTTATTAGGTGAAGTTCCATAGTAAAATGCCGGCACATCAGATAATACCATCAGGCCCAAGTCGGCAGAAGCCACAATTTTGTTTAGCTCTTTCTTAGGAACCGGATTGTAAAAACGACAATTATCCAATTGCTCTTTTCGAGCTCGTTCCATCAAATGCGGTTTCATTTTACCGTCTCCTATAAACGCCAATACAATATCTGTCCGTTGCTTTGCTTTCAACACCGCAGCAGCATCCAACACCGTATCCAAGCCATTAGCAATGCCATGCGCACCTGTAAATACAGCCACCTTATCTGTTGCAGAGACTCCATCCAACGAAAGATTATCACGTGAAGATGGCTTGAATATCTCCAAATCACATCCGTTCGGAATCATTGCAATCCGTTTACCTGATTGGCTTCTTCTTTCAATTCCTTTACAAATTCCGGGAGAGAGGCCAACACATGCATCCGCACAATGATAACTCAGCCACTCCAAAATACTCATTCCCCATAGCAAGAAAGGGTTCTTCATACCTAAAGCCTTAGGTAATTCAGGCCATAAATCACGAACTTCAAATACAAATTTCTTTTTCCTGAAAAGCTTCATTATTATACCGGGAATGCCTGCGGTCAAAGGAGTAGAAGTTGCAAACAGCAAATCATAATCTTCTTTTAATGCGATTTGGATTCCTTTCCATCCAAATTTCACGAAAGTCCATGCCCTTTTTGCAATGCTATCTTTATTAGAATACGGCAGGGCTATTTGAATCACATCTATACCATCTACCATTCCTCTATGAACATTTTTCATCTTAGTTTGCGGCAAATCCAGTTTTGCCGTTTCACCACAAACCATACAAACAGAATGGCCTTTAGCAATCAAGTGCTTTGCCAATTCATAAGAGCGCGTCCCTCCCGCTTGGGTAGGAATAGTAAAATGTTGATGAAAATAAAGCACTTTCATTTTATATAACTTGAAGGATTGTTTTTATTGAATTATTTTTAGTCTGAAATTCGACTTGTCTGCACTCAGTCGTTTGTCCATAATAATTAGAGCATAATTGTTTCGTATCAACAGCTTTACCATTTGAATCCAAACTAAGATTATCCTTATTGGTATGCCATAGTTGACGCATATTCATATTTTTAGGTTTACCATTTATACAATCTTCTATCTCCCATTTACATATATTTTTCCATTTCACAATCCTTCTACAATGTTTCATAGTCTTATTCAGATAAGTAAAGCAGGACACCTTTCCTTCAAATATATAAGCGTCCTCTGTTTCTTTCAATGAACTCCATTCGGCTTGCGACCAATTATACCAAATAAATCGAGCTCCTTTCAACATCTGGTCATATCCTTCAAGCATTATTGTATTATGAGATTCCGTACCCATAAAATAACGGAGCAACTTCTCCGTTGTATTGTATTTATAACTGCCTCCATCAAACAGCAAATTC
Above is a window of Bacteroides helcogenes P 36-108 DNA encoding:
- a CDS encoding glycosyltransferase family 4 protein, producing MKVLYFHQHFTIPTQAGGTRSYELAKHLIAKGHSVCMVCGETAKLDLPQTKMKNVHRGMVDGIDVIQIALPYSNKDSIAKRAWTFVKFGWKGIQIALKEDYDLLFATSTPLTAGIPGIIMKLFRKKKFVFEVRDLWPELPKALGMKNPFLLWGMSILEWLSYHCADACVGLSPGICKGIERRSQSGKRIAMIPNGCDLEIFKPSSRDNLSLDGVSATDKVAVFTGAHGIANGLDTVLDAAAVLKAKQRTDIVLAFIGDGKMKPHLMERARKEQLDNCRFYNPVPKKELNKIVASADLGLMVLSDVPAFYYGTSPNKFFDYISSGLAVLNNYPGWLADMIQENKLGIVVPPKDANAFAEGLISLLDDDTYRAECGQRARAFAEANFSRKSLADKFVSFLEEINSLK
- a CDS encoding DegT/DnrJ/EryC1/StrS family aminotransferase gives rise to the protein MDKRIYLCLAHMSGKEMGFIQEAFDTNWVVPLGPNVNAFEQDLEHFVGRNKKVVALSAGTAAVHLALLACGVGQGDEVIVQSFTFCASSHPVTYLGATPVFVDSEEDTWNMDPVLLETAIQDRIGKTGRKPKAIVPVYLYGMPGKIDEILAVAARYDIPVIEDAAEGFGSRFDGQVCGTFGTYGVLSFNGNKMITTSGGGALICSGEDAKKEIMFYATQAREAYPYYQHEQIGYNYRMSNICAGIGRGQMTVADEHIAHHRHVCGLYRDLLQDIEGITLHENPSERYDSNYWLNTVLLDENLPVKGEEDAYRETVQGAVGGAAGVTHEAQSVHTSCEPNRNVEAMRLWLDKAGIESRPLWKPMHLQPVYADSPAYVNGVSEALFKRGLCLPSGPWVTDEDVHYIVEKIKECMA
- a CDS encoding acetyltransferase: MYLYGASGHAKVIIDILYANHERVEALFDDNENLHTLLGYPVLHSMEVKGPLIISIGNNSIRKRISESLDVEFGRAIHPSAIVSETVRIECGSVVMQGAIIQSDTHIGRHCIINTGASVDHECVIGDYVHISPHCTLCGNVQVGEGTWIGAGTTIIPGVIIGKWSVIGAGSVVTKDIPNGVLAVGNRCREIKKLQFP
- a CDS encoding transglycosylase domain-containing protein — protein: MIRKIVKILWIFIALVALVGVIIFFSIAKGWIGYMPPVEDLENPHYKFATEVLSEDGQVLGTYSYSKENRVFVGYNDLSENAINALIATEDVRFAEHSGIDVKALFRAVVKRGVFMQKNAGGGSTITQQLSKQLYSPSADNAVERLFQKPIEWVIAVKLERYYTKEEILTMYLNKFDFLNNAVGIKTAAFTYFGCEPRNLKIEEAATLIGMCKNPSLYNPVRYNERSRGRRNVVLDQMRKAGYITEEECDSLQKLPLKLKYNRVDHNEGLATYFREYLRGVLTAKKPDKSDYRGWQMQKYYEDSLDWENNPLYGWCEKNHKKDGSKYNLYTDGLKIYTTIDSRMQKYAEDAVTEHLKELQGYFFNEKKGARKAPYSNAITLEQVNGILDRAMKQSDRYRSMKNGGASESEIRKAFNTPEEMSVFSWNGEKDTVMTPMDSIRYYKFYLRAGFMSMDPRNGHVKAYVGGPNHNYFKYDMAMVGRRQIGSTMKPYVYSLAMENGFSPCDEMRHVEFQDFDENGTPWNPRNDNKKRYGEMVTLKWALAYSDNWITARLMSKLNPYELKRLVHNFGVRNRAIVPSISLCLGPCEVSVGEMVSAYTAFPNKGIRTAPLFVTRIEDNEGNVLATFSPEMQEVISVSSAYKMLVMLRAVINEGTGGRVRRLGVKADMGGKTGTTNENADGWFMGFTPSLVSGCWVGGEDRDIHFDRMVHGQGASMALPIWAKYMVKVLGDKSLGYDEKETFQLPEGFDPCKDNPEGSDSSTEESPEGLDDLFN
- a CDS encoding sugar transferase; this encodes MYARCFKRLIDIVFVFCVLAIIWPILLFVTLWLQFANKGAGAFFTQERPGRNGKKFRVIKFKTMTDERDSDGKLLPDAERLTKVGSFVRSTSIDELPQLINVLKGDMALIGPRPLLPQYLPLYSKEQARRHEVRPGITGWAQVNGRNAISWAKKFELDVWYVDHCSFLLDLKIVLMTIKKVFVREGISSETSATMEAFTGNN